In a genomic window of Mucilaginibacter sp. KACC 22063:
- a CDS encoding lytic transglycosylase domain-containing protein: MIKKHLITCSVILVSVVIFKLFICSTTEKRSQVKITRFAPYLTPRIEPNKGYNFADESMPVANKKANRKIKVSLWRHSYARVGSQLLQKKAAKLFPIIEPILLAYGIPEDFKYMPLVESGLKEGTSPKGARGLWQFMPQTARDYGLKVNSSKDERLNVRKSTIAACKYLKELYGQFNSWTLAAAAYNAGSPRVARAINRHNQGNYYRMSLNKETGSYIYKLIAMKEVIEKPRKYGYKTVTTEFTPPAELLVAN, from the coding sequence ATGATTAAAAAACATCTAATTACGTGCTCCGTAATATTGGTGTCGGTTGTCATTTTCAAACTGTTTATTTGCAGTACAACTGAAAAGAGAAGTCAGGTAAAAATAACACGCTTTGCACCTTACCTGACGCCGCGTATTGAACCAAACAAAGGCTACAATTTTGCCGATGAGTCTATGCCGGTAGCTAATAAAAAAGCCAACAGAAAAATCAAAGTTTCGTTATGGCGCCATAGCTACGCAAGGGTAGGTTCGCAATTATTGCAAAAGAAAGCTGCCAAACTATTTCCGATCATTGAGCCGATTTTGCTTGCATACGGCATTCCGGAAGATTTTAAGTACATGCCATTGGTAGAGTCGGGCCTTAAAGAAGGCACCTCACCTAAAGGCGCGCGTGGATTATGGCAGTTTATGCCACAAACCGCCCGCGACTATGGGCTAAAGGTAAACAGCAGTAAAGACGAGCGTTTAAATGTCCGCAAATCAACTATTGCTGCCTGCAAATACCTTAAAGAACTTTATGGACAGTTTAACAGCTGGACATTGGCCGCTGCTGCTTATAATGCAGGGTCGCCACGTGTGGCACGTGCCATTAACCGCCATAACCAGGGCAACTATTACCGCATGAGCCTTAACAAAGAAACAGGCTCATATATTTACAAGCTCATTGCCATGAAAGAGGTGATTGAGAAACCGCGTAAATACGGGTATAAAACGGTAACCACAGAGTTTACCCCGCCAGCAGAGTTATTGGTTGCTAATTAA
- a CDS encoding pseudouridine synthase, translating to MVFRKPGNSRDDKPSRSTGRSAKSAEGSGSRASSGPRSSSKFNKDFNDSPRRPRTTSEDGERSFSKSADSKSGERSFGRSSGGDRPYKSTGKSFGDKPARKTGDKPFGGKSSDRSFGDKKFGNKSGFGKSEGRSFGNRSSDKPYGEKKFGNKSGFNRSEGESFGNRSSEGRYEKRTENFGRPFKKSYDKPERSRDFDADKKPARTMRAKKSTTTTESKDDGLIRLNRYISNAGICSRRKADELIQAGVVSVNGEVVSELGYKVDPSKDLIRYNGETLKREKMVYVLLNKPKDYITTTDDPQERRTVMQLVDKASKERIYPVGRLDRNTTGLLLMTNDGDLADKLSHPRNSITKIYQVELSKSLTQGDLNKIQFGVELEDGFIKPDAVSYVQGGTKREVGIQIHSGRNRIVRRIFEHLGYEVEKLDRSVYANLTKKDLPRGRWRFLDEKEVIQLKNLVK from the coding sequence ATGGTATTTAGAAAACCAGGCAACAGTCGCGACGACAAGCCATCAAGATCAACAGGAAGAAGCGCAAAAAGCGCAGAAGGTTCAGGAAGCAGAGCTTCATCGGGTCCGCGTTCATCCTCAAAATTCAACAAAGATTTTAACGATTCACCAAGACGTCCCCGTACTACATCGGAAGACGGAGAACGTAGCTTTAGCAAGTCAGCTGACAGCAAAAGCGGCGAGCGTAGTTTTGGCCGTTCAAGTGGTGGCGACCGCCCTTACAAAAGTACCGGAAAATCTTTTGGTGATAAACCTGCCCGCAAAACAGGCGATAAGCCATTTGGTGGCAAAAGCAGTGACCGTTCATTCGGCGATAAAAAGTTTGGCAATAAGTCGGGCTTTGGCAAGTCAGAAGGAAGGTCGTTTGGCAACCGCAGCAGCGATAAGCCTTATGGCGAAAAGAAATTCGGTAATAAATCTGGTTTTAACAGATCAGAAGGCGAATCATTCGGCAATCGTAGTTCAGAAGGACGTTATGAAAAACGTACAGAGAACTTTGGTAGACCGTTCAAAAAATCATACGACAAGCCAGAGCGTTCACGCGACTTTGATGCCGACAAAAAACCTGCACGTACCATGCGTGCAAAAAAATCAACCACCACTACAGAAAGTAAAGACGACGGCCTGATCAGGTTGAACCGTTATATTTCAAACGCAGGTATTTGCTCACGCCGTAAAGCTGATGAGTTGATACAAGCCGGCGTTGTTAGTGTTAATGGCGAGGTTGTTTCAGAACTTGGCTATAAGGTTGATCCCTCGAAAGATTTGATCCGTTACAATGGGGAAACATTGAAGCGCGAAAAAATGGTTTACGTGTTATTAAATAAACCAAAGGATTATATTACTACAACCGACGATCCGCAGGAACGTCGCACAGTAATGCAGTTGGTTGATAAAGCCAGCAAAGAACGCATTTATCCTGTAGGCCGTTTAGACCGTAATACAACAGGTTTACTGCTGATGACCAATGATGGCGACCTGGCAGATAAACTTTCGCACCCACGTAATAGCATTACCAAGATATACCAGGTTGAGTTAAGCAAAAGCTTAACCCAGGGAGATTTAAATAAAATACAATTTGGTGTTGAGCTGGAAGACGGCTTTATTAAGCCAGATGCAGTATCTTATGTACAGGGCGGAACAAAACGCGAAGTAGGTATCCAGATCCATAGCGGACGTAACCGCATCGTTCGCCGTATATTTGAACATTTAGGTTATGAAGTAGAAAAGCTTGACCGTTCGGTTTATGCCAACCTTACCAAAAAGGACCTTCCGCGTGGCCGATGGAGATTTTTAGACGAAAAAGAGGTGATACAATTAAAGAACCTTGTAAAATAA